From the Glandiceps talaboti chromosome 10, keGlaTala1.1, whole genome shotgun sequence genome, one window contains:
- the LOC144440633 gene encoding NXPE family member 1-like: MPIITINSRLAAFTRSVVSYTQVMKAPVPKFEDVSSQMKQDLLDVKEKASISLSDHFPYINYTHFGMDWIGIIEEFEWSYSHSNRGDIVKQDLNPFEATITSFGVTSISKSKLSLVRDKAFRKGDYIQVIMEAYDEYGNGRLRGGDFLQGLMTNANLGTRTAGRVFDYGNGTYIIYFYAAWKGDASITIHLVRHRETILYQKFLNSFENKHLGFSASFTDGIVEEITNCTLTNELGLWQDKCGFVSPLSLGKTAFICEKPDTLSCEDLYSTSHNLGDMNLKTAQDMRGLSYLFDTENQNSTVGKPITITIQDSNVTPKLPLCGPDLPVTLSSGYWKDNLTFVPLMCRSQQWQKKDIETCLAGKELYMYGDSTLDQIIKGVKVFKVISPKLIHYQYILLRGGSPVQYVNNSLFEADFLDIIRNCTSETPVIMMNFCFHFGSWTTRAYLDRIFGAKYAVLRLLKRCPEAVVIIKLAHPRDNVDVVQRVHSSNYRFHDMNRMIRRVFGGIGVRFLDLWDLVSSHISDNQVHMPAPVITQEVYLMLSYVCPEMVQKSY; encoded by the exons ATGCCTATAATAACCATCAACAGCAGACTAGCT GCATTTACAAGGAGTGTAGTGTCTTATACACAAGTTATGAAAGCACCAGTTCCGAAATTTGAAGACGTGTCTTCGCAAATGAAACAAGACTTACTGGATGTTAAGGAGAAAGCGTCAATCTCCCTCAGTGATCATTTTCCGTACATAAATTATACTCACTTTGGGATGGACTGGATTGGCATCATTGAGGAATTTGAGTGGTCTTACAGTCATTCGAATCGAGGTGATATCGTTAAACAGGATTTAAATCCATTTGAAGCAACAATCACTTCCTTTGGAGTAACGTCCATCTCCAAATCAAA GTTATCACTAGTACGGGACAAGGCCTTCAGGAAGGGTGATTACATTCAAGTCATTATGGAAGCCTATGATGAGTATGGTAATGGACGCTTACGTGGAGGAGACTTTCTACAAGGCTTGATGACAAATGCAAATCTCGGTACAAGAACTGCAGGGAGGGTATTCGATTATGGCAACGGCACctatattatttatttctatgcTGCGTGGAAAGGGGATGCAAGCATAACCATTCACTTAGTACGCCATCGAGAGACAATCCTGTACCAAAAGTTCTTAAATAGCTTTGAAAACAAACATCTCGGGTTCTCGGCAAGCTTCACTGATGGTATAGTAGAAGAAATAACGAATTGCACTCTGACAAATGAACTCGGATTATGGCAAGATAAATGTGGTTTTGTCAGTCCCTTGTCTTTAGGGAAAACAGCCTTTATTTGTGAAAAGCCGGATACATTGTCTTGTGAGGACTTATACAGCACATCTCATAACCTTGGTGACATGAACTTGAAAACAGCACAGGATATGCGGGGATTGTCGTATCTTTTCGACAC AGAAAACCAAAACTCTACTGTTGGAAAACCAATAACAATCACAATTCAAG ATTCTAATGTGACACCAAAACTTCCATTATGTGGACCTGACCTACCGGTTACACTGTCCAGTGGTTATTGGAAAGACAATCTGACCTTTGTACCTTTAATGTGTCGCAGTCAACAATGGCAGAAAAAAGACATAGAAACATGTCTTGCTGGAAAGGAGTTATATATGTACGGAGATTCAACTTTAGACCAAATTATtaaaggagtgaaagtttttaAGGTCATATCGCCTAAGTTAATACACTATCAATACATTTTACTCAGGGGTGGTTCTCCTGTCCAGTATGTTAACAATTCGTTATTTGAAGCTGATTTCCTGGATATAATACGAAATTGCACCTCTGAGACTCCTGTGATCATGATgaatttttgtttccattttggTTCTTGGACAACAAGAGCTTATTTGGATAGAATCTTTGGAGCAAAATATGCTGTTCTCAGACTATTGAAACGATGCCCAGAAGCGGTTGTCATCATTAAATTAGCTCATCCACGAGATAACGTCGACGTTGTACAAAGAGTGCATAGCTCCAACTACAGATTCCATGACATGAACAGAATGATTCGTCGGGTCTTTGGTGGCATTGGTGTCAGATTCTTGGATCTCTGGGATCTTGTCTCGTCTCATATATCCGACAACCAGGTTCACATGCCTGCCCCCGTAATAACGCAAGAAGTTTATCTTATGTTATCGTACGTTTGTCCAGAAATGGTGCAGAAATCATACTAA